The nucleotide window TATTGATTACGAATCAATTGCTCTGCCAACTGAGCTACTGTGGCATATTTAATTTTTATCTTGTTCTACGGATCTGTGCTCCAAGACCAGATAATTTTTGTTCGAACATTTCATACCCTCTATCGATATGATAGATACGGAGAACTTGAGTTTCTCCTTCGCTGGCAAGACCAGCAAGTACTAAAGCAGCCCCTCCTCGTAGATCAGAACTCATAATTGCAGCTCCGGAAAGCTGGGGAACTCCTCGAATGGTGGCATGAGCTTGATCAATATGAATGTCAGCTCCCATACGATTGAGTTCGGCAGCATGCATGTAACGGTCTGGATAAATATTTTCTTCAACAGAGCTGTTCCCATCCGCAATGCTTAGCATTGTAAGAAATTGAGCTTGCAGGTCTGTGGGAAATCCTGGATAAGGCAAAGTAGCTACATTAACTCCTTTGATTTTTCCTCCGCATGCCCGAAGTGATGTTGATGACAAAATTTCAATTGTCATCCCTGATTCACGAAATAAACGAATAGGTTCTTCAAGGTGTTCCGGCACACAGTTTTCTATGATAATATCTCCTTGTGTGATGCCTGCTGCTAAAATAAATGTTCCTGCTTCGATACGATCCGCAACAACCGTATATTCAGTTCCATGGAGGGCTTTGGTGCCTTCGATGACCAAACTGGACGTTCCAATACCAGAAATTTTTGCTCCCATATTTATTAACATATTTGCCAGATCTGAAACTTCAGGTTCTTTTGCAGCACCATTGATTGTTGTTTTGCCTTTAGCCAGAGTAGCTGCCATCATGATATTTTCTGTAGCAAGTACAGAACTGCCATTTTTCCCACTAAGGTCCATTGTTTTTCCGACGAGATTCCCTGATGTTTCTACAATTAAGTAGCCATGTTCAATAGAGCATGAAGCAGATAATTCCTCAATTCCTTTGATATGAAGGTCTATGGGTCTTGGCCCTATTGCACAACCTCCAGGAAACGAAATTTTAGCCCGTCCTATGCGTGCTGTTAAAGGTCCCATAACAGCAATAGATGCCCGCATTTTGCTGACAATGTCATAAGGGGCTTCTACATTAAGATTTTGATGTTCTTCAATGATAACAGTTGTACCGTTACGGATAATTTTTTTTCCGAGAATCTCCAAAAGCGTAAACATAGTAGAAATATCTGCTAGAACCGGAACATTATGCAGAGTAACGGTATCTTTTGTCAGCAGAGTGGCTGCTAGAAGAGGTAAAGCTGCATTTTTTGCGCCGCTGATGGATACTGTGCCTTTAAGGGGAATGCCACCTTGAATGACGTATTTTTCTAATTGAGGCATTATCACTCCTTACATAAAAAGTAGTTACATTATAAATTATCTTGAAAATAAGGTCAAGATTCGATGAAATCTATTTTTGTCTTGACCTTCCGGCGA belongs to Brevinema andersonii and includes:
- the murA gene encoding UDP-N-acetylglucosamine 1-carboxyvinyltransferase, yielding MPQLEKYVIQGGIPLKGTVSISGAKNAALPLLAATLLTKDTVTLHNVPVLADISTMFTLLEILGKKIIRNGTTVIIEEHQNLNVEAPYDIVSKMRASIAVMGPLTARIGRAKISFPGGCAIGPRPIDLHIKGIEELSASCSIEHGYLIVETSGNLVGKTMDLSGKNGSSVLATENIMMAATLAKGKTTINGAAKEPEVSDLANMLINMGAKISGIGTSSLVIEGTKALHGTEYTVVADRIEAGTFILAAGITQGDIIIENCVPEHLEEPIRLFRESGMTIEILSSTSLRACGGKIKGVNVATLPYPGFPTDLQAQFLTMLSIADGNSSVEENIYPDRYMHAAELNRMGADIHIDQAHATIRGVPQLSGAAIMSSDLRGGAALVLAGLASEGETQVLRIYHIDRGYEMFEQKLSGLGAQIRRTR